A region of Acidobacteriota bacterium DNA encodes the following proteins:
- a CDS encoding NADH-quinone oxidoreductase subunit H — MVAVNLLVFLLLAPFYEGIIRRVTARVQSRQGPPLGQPYFDLLKLLGKENIDAGGAWPFRLAPVVAFAAMLVVVSIVPAAGTATVLTGQGDLITLVYLLTLSGVAVLMGAFASRNAYATIGASREMVTMIMIEPVLVMMLLLAAIRHGSLDLAPLVGGGAEWAWSTVIMALVSLVALQAFVARQPFDIAEAEVELLDGPYIEYAGPNLALLKYARMLKQMFYAYVVVAVFMPATGVAAVDLPLQLVAVGVVCAALGLTGATNPRFRIDQAVRFYAVLLAVSLGAVGLVLGGY; from the coding sequence ATGGTCGCGGTCAATCTCCTGGTCTTCCTGCTGCTCGCGCCCTTCTACGAGGGGATCATCCGGCGCGTCACGGCGCGCGTGCAGTCGCGCCAGGGCCCGCCACTCGGCCAGCCGTACTTCGACCTGCTCAAGCTGCTGGGCAAGGAGAACATCGACGCCGGCGGCGCCTGGCCGTTCCGGCTGGCTCCGGTCGTCGCGTTCGCCGCCATGCTGGTGGTCGTCTCGATCGTGCCGGCCGCGGGGACGGCGACCGTGCTCACCGGGCAGGGCGACCTCATCACGCTGGTCTACCTGCTCACGCTCTCCGGCGTGGCCGTGCTGATGGGAGCGTTCGCCAGCCGCAACGCGTACGCCACCATCGGCGCGAGCCGCGAGATGGTCACGATGATCATGATCGAGCCGGTGCTCGTGATGATGCTGCTCCTGGCGGCCATCCGGCACGGCAGCCTCGACCTCGCGCCGCTCGTCGGCGGCGGCGCGGAGTGGGCCTGGTCCACCGTGATCATGGCGCTCGTGAGCCTGGTGGCGCTGCAGGCCTTCGTCGCCCGGCAGCCGTTCGACATCGCCGAGGCGGAAGTCGAACTGCTCGACGGCCCGTACATCGAGTACGCCGGCCCGAACCTGGCGCTCCTGAAGTACGCGCGCATGCTGAAGCAGATGTTCTACGCGTACGTCGTGGTGGCGGTCTTCATGCCGGCGACCGGCGTGGCCGCTGTCGACCTCCCGCTGCAGCTCGTCGCCGTGGGCGTGGTGTGCGCGGCCCTCGGCCTGACGGGCGCGACGAACCCGCGCTTCAGGATCGATCAGGCCGTGCGGTTCTACGCGGTGCTCCTGGCCGTTTCGCTGGGCGCGGTCGGGCTGGTGCTGGGAGGGTACTGA
- a CDS encoding 4Fe-4S binding protein: protein MWLISKLRQLALVLRPGVVTLRYPFEPAVAPEGFRGRPVWDHHKCLGCGACSDHCSARCILVSDPCQELRVMLYDGARCTYCGRCAEICPEQAITMSGDFEMASGDREDLTTRLELFMLTCQRCGRCYEMENDNVLDRLDLKGYRYDHLEARAMIRKTSPQWSADLVRESKTYSRPTGRPQPGDR from the coding sequence GTGTGGTTGATCAGCAAACTCAGACAGCTGGCGCTGGTGCTCAGGCCCGGCGTCGTGACGCTCCGCTACCCCTTCGAGCCGGCGGTCGCGCCGGAGGGCTTCCGGGGAAGGCCCGTGTGGGACCACCACAAGTGCCTCGGCTGCGGCGCCTGCTCCGACCACTGCTCGGCGCGGTGCATCCTCGTATCGGACCCGTGCCAGGAGCTGCGGGTCATGCTCTACGACGGGGCGCGCTGCACCTACTGCGGGCGATGCGCCGAGATCTGCCCGGAGCAGGCGATCACGATGAGCGGCGACTTCGAGATGGCTTCGGGCGACCGTGAGGACCTGACGACCAGGCTCGAGCTGTTCATGCTGACGTGCCAGCGCTGCGGGCGGTGCTACGAGATGGAGAACGACAACGTGCTCGATCGCCTCGACCTCAAGGGCTATCGGTACGACCACCTCGAGGCGCGCGCGATGATCAGGAAGACGTCGCCGCAATGGTCCGCGGACCTGGTGCGGGAATCGAAGACGTACTCCCGGCCGACCGGCCGTCCCCAACCCGGCGACCGGTGA